One window of Mixophyes fleayi isolate aMixFle1 chromosome 3, aMixFle1.hap1, whole genome shotgun sequence genomic DNA carries:
- the SST gene encoding somatostatin, which produces MQSCRVRCALTLLSLALAVSSISAAPTDPRLRQFLQKSLAAAGKQELAKYFLAELLSEPSQTDNEALESEDLPRGAEQDEVRLELERSANSSPALAPRERKAGCKNFFWKTFTSC; this is translated from the exons ATGCAGTCCTGCCGTGTGCGTTGTGCCCTGACCCTGCTCTCACTGGCCTTGGCTGTGAGCTCTATCTCCGCTGCACCTACAGATCCGAGACTTCGCCAGTTCCTGCAGAAGTCACTCGCAGCAGCAGGAAAACAG GAGTTGGCCAAGTACTTTCTAGCAGAATTGCTATCAGAACCATCCCAGACAGATAATGAAGCCTTGGAATCAGAGGACCTGCCAAGAGGTGCCGAGCAAGATGAAGTAAGATTGGAACTGGAAAGATCCGCAAACTCCAGTCCAGCTCTGGCCCCCAGAGAACGTAAAGCAGGATGCAAGAACTTCTTCTGGAAAACATTCACATCTTGTTAG